The window gtgtgtgtgtgtgtgtgtgtgtgtgcgtgtgtgcgtgtgtgcgcactTGAatcttaatgtgtgtgtgtgtgtgtgtgtgcatgtgtgtgtgcgtgcgtgcgtgcgtgcgtgcgtggtgtAAGGGAGCTGAGACCTGAGGATTTGGGACAGTAGAATCAGGAGTCACATGTTTGTGAAGGTGTTTGGTAGGAGGAGTAGCACTAGAGATGCTAAAGCCTGGATTTACATCATGCTCCActtggcaacacacacacacacgttctagcgctcatgcacacacgcacactttgTAACGCTCACtttcacacccacccacccacccactcatgATGACATCCCACGGATAGTGAAGTGATCAACACATACAGCCTAGGAATCCTGGGAATTCTCAATCAGGCAGTTTAGAATTCAAATGAATTATGAGTTAAAAATTCTGGTCATTCTAGTCTTTCTGCTTCAAAACAGACCCTCCTTCAAACAGTAAATAGTTATAACACATCATTGTTTTCTCATGGAGAGAGTGGCTcacatggagtgtgtgtgtgtgtatatgtctatgtgtgtgtgtgtgtgtgtgtgtgtgtgtgtgtgtgtgtgtgtgtgtgtgtgtgtgtgtgtgtgtgtgtgtgtgtgtgtgtgtgtgtgtgtgtgtgtgtgtgtgtgtgtgtgtgtgtgtgtgtgtatgtatgtgtatgacaTTTAGGCCAGGCACCAGGGCTTGGCCATGCTATCTGTGCATGCTTTAGTTCCATGGTTTGGTCTCCAGTCTGTTTCATTCATTCATGCCACAccgcacaaacaaacacacgcacacacacgtgtgAACAGAACTAATCTGCTCCAGGCCAGGTCACATGAGCTATGTTGTTATGGCAAAGACAGAGAAAACCTCTGTTACAACACTCTACTTCTGAGACAATGTGATTTCCTAGAACAGGTCCACAGGGTACAATATATAGGGCCTGGTGCCTAGGGGCTTTGGTGGTTAGGGCTTAGGTGTAGGGGTATGAAAGTATGGGGTGGGTCGGGGTGTGGGTATGGGTTTTGTCTGCAGTCTGAGCAGTCAACGTGTTACAGGTATAAAGGATTATAGTATTACCATTATTTACCATGGTATTACTACATCAGGATTATGGCATATTTTTGCCGTCCCAGAATTGCTTTTGGTTTCAATGAGAAGAACGGGCATGTAATAATACTTTCTGCCACAGGAACACTGTTCCTTCATTCACTACTGCATATATctgtacaacaacaacaagaacacCACATACCTTATCAGGGCTTAGGATAGGAAATGACAGTGATGTTATCACTAGCGGCCAGTGCTCAGACCTCACATGATCACATCATAGATGTCCCAAATGGACCCTATTCCtgagggtgccattttgggacatttTGGGACATTAGCAAAACAAAACCTCTGATGAACGATTGAGAAGAGGGATCAAGCCATAGCTGTATACTCTGTATTCATCTGAGGATGGCTTTAGTTTATAACACATATACATCTTAGTATATCTGTCTTGTTGTTGCACACATTATAAGGAGGCACTGACATACTGCACATCTCATGCTTATCCGTTGATGACTCGCTGGTCCGTTGGTGACAGAACAGAACCAGTGACCCTCCCTGTGTCACCCAGAACTATGGCCAGACGCAACCAGTAGGGTTAGAGCCCACCGCCCGTAGGGGTAACTCAAAACTCCAGAACTGACTTGAAATGAAACAAAATACCTGTACGATCAAATGTTCCAAAATTACTAATACTAAACATGTAAGGCTACAATTCCATCAATTAGTATTCTGTAAgtgttaacatttacatttaagtaatttagcagacactcttatccagagcgacttacaaattggaaagttcatacatattcatcctggtccccccgtggggaatgaacccacaaccctggcgttgcaagcgccatgctctaccaactgagccacacgggacagtTAAGTTAAGACAACTTCCCCACAGATTTTGTTTCTCCTTAACctttaccctaaacctaaccctaaccccacctaCTACTTACTACCAATAGAGCAGTACAGATGAGAGCACAACGCCTAACTGTATCTatgttattattatatattactgtctATACATATCTACATACACACTGAGTTTTCTGAAGTGGTCTACTGTGACTATCTACATTTACAATGCATTCTCTTCTGGTGCATATTGCAGAATATGAATGATTCTTAGTGCAAGCGCATGCTTCAGATCTTTTCTTTTTAGTGTCTCTGTGGTGTTTGGTGCTGGTGTCCTTGCCCAGGATCAATCCAGCTTGCTGTACGCTACATCAACTCTCTTAAACACTCTTCAAAGAAGTGTGTCAGTGCATCCCCATATAGCATGTGTAAGTGCGGCGGCTACTGTACTTATGTGTTATAGCTACAGGATCCTGGTCTGGAGGTCAGCAACATCCTGATGAGTTTCCACAATTGccactctcacattctctctccatctttcgaTTAGTCATTTGTCTTAATGGTCCAATGAGAAGGCAGAGTTCTAGAAGCTCCTCGGATCATCAGTGTTGAGCAGTTTGGTCTTTCTTTCTCCTTTCTTTGGGAAGCTGACAAGCTGTAAAGTAGAAGAAGTCCCAGtagctctcttctctcctcttttctttctCTAGTGCGCTCTTTAGTCCACAAGCAGTGGCAGGTTGAGGCTAGTGCAGCCGTAAATGAACGCTGCTTGTACATATCTGTGGATTAGCCATCCTAGATTAGGATGCACtaaattgagtgtgtgtgtgtgtgtgtgtgtgtgtgtgtgtgtgtgtgtgtgtgtgtgtgtgtgtgtgtgtgtgtgtgtgtgtgtgtgtgtgtgtgtgtgtgtgtgtgtgtgtgtgggtgtgtgtgtgtgtgtgtgtgcgtgtgcgtgcgtgtgtgtgtgttgtgggatTGGACAGGGGTTGTGTATAGACAGGAGGACGGGATCGGACGATGGGAGAATGACGTAGAATGTTCTGCTGGGCTCTAGAGCACGTTCTCAAAGAGCTGCATGGAGTTCATGATGTTCTCGTCCTGGAAGACAAacagacaggacagactgttgAATGAAAGTCATGAGTCTGGTTCTTTGTTCACTTGGATTATTGGTCCACAAATTCAAACATTCAGCAAATCTTCCATTGACATccaggtaacactttacttgaaagGGGTTTACATAAGACATTCACAACACCTTTATGAACCCAGTCATAACACCTTCAAGATCTGTCTTGCCATGAAGATCTGACATTTACAAAATTATACTGATTGCCCAAGGCGGGAGCTACACTAATTAACTGACATTGTGAGTCACACCAGCGAGGAAGATGCGAAGTGAGAGGGATAACTGGATCCAAAAAACGCAGGTGgcgtttttttcttttttttcttttggcTCACCAAGTGAGtcgtttttgtatggaggtcaatgagagagtgTTGAATTTGGTTAACAAACAATGTAACGGCTTATTTGCTACATGTGGCTTTTTTGATCAAGTGCTTTCGTAGTGCTTAGCTTGTTATGAGTGTACTGatataggggcggcaggtagcctagtggtaagagccagtaaccgaaaggttgctggatcgaatccctgagctgacaaggtaaaaatctgtcgttctgcccatgaacaaggcagttaacccactgttccccggtaggccgtcattgtaaataggaatttattcttaactgacttgcccagtgaaataaaggttaaatataagtAGCACACctgacatcccggcaactttgagaaaccCCCACTTTATATTGGAGTggtgcctgttgttcacacatgtatctgccctctcattggatAGAATgttcccacctgatcttgcctcctcccGACTGCCTTCCATTTTTTAAGACATTTCTTGTTTAACACATTGTTAAAGAGGCAACTTgagtatctggtcaatataatggataatctgtGGTCAAACACAATAACTGAAATGTGTTACTCACACATGATATCTCAATTGGCCCAATGGGGGGGAGCTGCATCATTTGCGGGGGACAACATGTTTACTGTAACTTGTTAATCCATAGTACAACAGAAATATGTATGTTCACAGCCACAGTAGCCAACCCCCTAAGTATTATCCTAAGAGCAGGATTGGTGCTCCAGGCCAAGAGTATCAGGCCTGTTTACTTCAAATCCGCCattcaatacaatacaacttaATTTGTCCATGTTACAGCGAACaacagaaatgtgtcttctgcactCATTACTCATAACTCCACAGATAGCAcacatctctcacacacagttgAGAGGAGCTCAGGTCATGGCAGTTGCTTCTTCCAGGATTCTTATGGGAGGCTGCTTGTTCCAGGATTTttagtttggggtcacttagaaatgtccttgttttttaaagaaaatcacgttttttgtccattaaaataacatcaaattgatcggaAATACctcgtagacattgttaatgttgtaaatgactattgcagctggaaatggcagattttttatggaatatctacataggcgcacagaggcccattatcagcaaccatcactcctgtgttccaatggcacgttgtgtttgctaatccaagtttataattttaaaaggctaatttatcattagaaaacccttttcaattatgttagcacagctgaaaactgttgtcctgattaaagaagcaataaaactggccttctttagactagttgcgggtaaatagtacccgtaaaaaacaccagtctcaacgtcaacagggaagaggagactccgggatgctggccttctaggcagagttcctctgtccagtgttctttttcccatcttaatcttttctttttattggccagtctgagataaggCTTTTTCTTTGCACCTTTGCCtataaggccagcatcccggagtcaccttttccctgttgacgttgagactggtgttttgccacCTGTTACTGCATTGACAGCCAACGCCACCTATTTCTGTACCACTACAACACTGGTTCTGATGGTATTTGATGAAGACATTGACACTGTACTAACTAAAACATGTCAGCTAGATTACAACATAGATGCAGTTCCCTTAGCACATGCTGCAAATATTGTGCATCACCAAACGTTCCTCTCTGGGTTTCCCAGAAGCATTTCATTGTAGTATGTGCATTTGAACATTAAACTTTGACTATATGATTTGTTGCTTTCATCACAAACTAAACAATTATTATTCTGAACCACCCCACTACTAGAAAAGCTCATAATTCAGTAAGGTAATAATGATAATTCCAAGGTGGCATCCTGCTATGTTGAAAGATCATGAGAGAAGACACAGAACACTCAATGCACAAAGTCACTAACCACTTACCCTGTGCTGGTCCCAGCCTGTTATGTGAATAGTGTATCAGAGGATTAGGTACTGCGGCAGTATAAATACACATTTCCACTGTACTTCTTCTGACTAATGTTGAATAAATCTGTTAACGGTTTGTAATGAATGATACTGCAACCCTCAACGGTGTTAGGACCggtttcataaaggtgttatgaaTGCCTTACGCATACCCCCTTCAAGTGATTTTGTTAACGTTGTCTGTGTCTTTTATTAATTATGTCAAAATGTGAGGTAGCGCACAGGTCTGCTGTTGTGTTGATGCATGCTTCGTAACTGTggtactgtaactgtaactgtggTACCTTCTGACAGGTCTCAATGAACTCCTCAATGGTCACCACTCCATctctgtttctgtccattttctGAAGAAAGAAGaaaggaatggagggagagagggagggaggggcagaaTGGATGAAGTAAGGAGAGAGGACGAGAGCATGTTCAGTGAGTAAGAAGCATTTTGTTGATGCGTGTGTGcatgttgtgtgagtgtgtttgtgcgcACAGCGCTGTGTGCACCTGGAAGAACTTATCCACATGTTCAGAGGGTGCCTCATCCCGTACACTTGGGTAGGTGTACCTGCCCATCATATCATAGATGGACTTCATAATAGCCAGCAtctcctgagagagagggagagagagcgagaccgagaaagaaagagagaagagacagaggcagagaggagtCATAGTTTACCGTGATGTATCTaaagctacagatgtaggatcttaatttgagccagtttgctacagcaggtaaataatcctgcagcaacaggaaatgtgaatgatTATGTGGATAATAATGAATGGACATTGTTTTAGGGGTTGATACACTTTTCATtatggcaaatcaagtctgaaattttaagtggaaattacagactttagaagcctttttaaaccttgaatacactacacgtttgcatttcctgctgcacAGGAAAATTCTCAGTCACTAAAGAgtactcaaattaagatcctacatctgtagccaaTCATTTAGATATGTGGTGTTTCTATTGTGGCCAATCACAGTGTACCTCTTTAGTGATGTATCCATCCTTGTTGATGTCATACAGGTTGAAGGCCCAGTTGAGTTTCTCTGTGACTGACCCTCTCAGAAGAACAGACAGGCCAATCACAAAGTCCTCAAAACGAATGGAGCCATTTCTGTCCATATCAAACGCATTAAACAGGAAATGTGCATAGGTGGTGGCGTCTgtaggatagagggagagagtggggtggggggagaagagaggaacatAAGAAAGGAAAGATAGGAGAGGTAGTGTACAGGAAAAGGGttaaagaagggagagagaggttaggggaaaagggatgaggagaggagagaggtagaggggaggagagaatgtTGGGGGTAGGCAGATATTCAAATAATCAGTAACCATAAGCTTTTACTGTTATTCTCCCTGTAGTTCAGGTGTGCTTTTATCATATTTCAggcacaaagagacagagagtagtTTCAATGGAGATAGTTCTATCCGCTCACCTCCTTGGGGAAAGAACTGAGAATAGATGGTCTTGAACGTCTCTTCGTCAACCAAACCACTTGGACACtcctacgagagagagagagagagagagagagagagagagagagagagagagagagagagagagagagagagagagagagagagagagagagagagagagataaagagacttACAGTGCAATTAGCCATATGCCTATTAATGGTGAAGTAATTTCACTACACCAATAAGGTAAAATCTACTCTAATTTATTCTACATTCTTATGTAGAACTCCAAACTGCCCAAAAATAAAGATCCAAGCTCAACTTGCTAAAATAAAGGCCAAAAAAAATCCTCCCAAATACAGTCCTACAGCATCCCCACcccatcctctctgctcccctaCGTACATTCTTGAAGCCCCTGTATAGTGACTGGAGCTCCTTCTTGGTGAACTTTGTCTGAACCTGCAGCTGGTCCAAGCCTTCTGGCTGGTGACGAACTATAGACAGCTCCAAATCACTGTCACTACTGTCTGTAGGAGGAAAGagcgaggaagagggagagagagggagagagagagagagagaaaagagaaggggatagagagaaggagaggggaacgagagggagagaggaaggacagtgGGCGAGAGGGATGGGGAGACCATGGCAGgcagggaaagagaggaagagggaaaacAAATTTAAGGGGTGGAAAGAGGGGCCAGATCAAGAAAGAGTTAGAAAGAAATTGAAGAAGAGTGAGATTAAAACAAAAAGAGGACTCAAAAAGAGAGGAAAGTACTTTCTTTTAAAGTGTGATCTTTGCAGAGAAACTACGTTTTCTGTTAGTATTCACTTATTACATTTGAGTGAACAGGTGCCAAATTCGTAATATTCAATAACAAGGCATTGAAAGAACTTCATTCTGAAATATCCAATGAAAGCCATGACTATGACTGATTTTATTTCATTCGTATTAGTCCTACTCGTTCTAACAAAGTAAGAGAAAGCACTAACACTGTGAGAAAGAAAAGCAAGACATAGCTCAAAAAAAAGGGGAGTTACTAGAAACCAAGAGATTTCTATTGCTTCCATACTCACCATCTTTAAACacacacaacagagagagagagagagaaagagagagaaagagagagagagagagtgtgtgagagagacagtaagagagatagagaaatgtAAAGACAGTTAACGGAATaaagagaggtatagagagacagtgagaaaagagaagagaaaaacagagaaaatggtCAAGTCAAGTCAATAATTGTGGAACGCAGACACTGactagggagaagaggagaggaacagacaaTCTTTATAAATGCAGTTAGTCCCACTCTCTCTGACACTTTctttctgtctccatctccctccatccaacctctctctccccctctctttctccctccatccccatctctcttaCCGGTCTCTGTGATGTCGATGAGTCCCAGTAAGTGCATCATTGTGAGGAACATTAGTACAAGGCTGTCTCCCACCTGACACTCAACTCCCCTTCTTCCGCCGTCTTTCCGTCTTTTTGTTTCCCCCCCCGTGTGAaaattctgtctctctgtcctctctccctcagttatctCTCCCTCCGTACCCACTTTCCCTCTGCCAGTCTCTCAAACTAAAGACAGATATTGCTTTGGATCCTTGGGGTGCTTTAAAGTTCCAGAGAGTTCTACAGTTCTAGAGAGAACAGTTCCAACTGTGATTCAGAGAGATGTAAGTTGAAGCCATGAAAAGCGATTGGACCAGATTCAAACTCAATGATATCCAAAAGGACCTAAAACAGCCTTTCAAATACAACTGAAACTACAGGGAAGAAATACAAACCTTCTTTCCATGAGAATTCTTAAGCTGTTTTCCCAAAAGATTATTCCAATTGTTTACTTATTGTCCCGTCATTTTACTCCCAAGTCCTGGGACATCCAGTTACTCATTTCATCTCTCTGATTCAAACTCTGATGAGCCAACAGACATGCGTCACTGAACAGTGTAAATTTACTCTCTTCCATCCCTACTTATTTCCTTGGCTtccactcctcctctcattctcttcaTCCCATTAACCTGTGGACTCCTGTCAAAACTACCCACAGATACAGACAGAACCTaccacatttattttttttaataattgTGAAAAATCCCACACATTTAGGGACAGTTTCACCGACAAAGGAAATCCCACGCACCCTCTGCTTACAAGACAAATCTGTAACAAGAAGTCTGCATCCATTATGAAGATGTTTAACAAGATGTTTCCACAACATTAATGCAGTACTTGTTAGTGAACCCAATTGCCAAGGAGGAGTCAGTGTAgatggctgcatctcaatagtctaaagtggCTTTTTCTCCTCGTCTTCTTTCCTTCATCTGCTCTGATCTGACAGAACAAGACAGGTGGAAGCTGACACCCAATAGACATGCGCCATACTGCTTTCACCATCTGTTTTCAGATCAGTGCAAATGAAGGAGAGGAGGCAAGGAAAGGAAGACTCTTTAGTTTAGAGTAATGAGACCCAGCCATCTGTCCTAAATCCCATGTCCCCAGCAGGCTCTGTGATCCAGTTCAAGTCTAATTGTTCTCATCTCTCCAGAGTTCATAAACACAGCTCTCAGCAGGCTGACGCTTCACACAGGATGCGTCCAAAATGGCtttgtgggccctggtcaaaagtagtgcactatataaggaataaggtaccatttgggacaaatccacAGTCAGACACAGTCAAAACATATACAGCATTACTGTAATTCATTGGACGCTGGTTCACTCAAGGCCTGTGACACTTGCCAAAAACTCCTGTTATTTAAACGTCGTCATACCAATGAttttcgacacacacacacacacacacacacacacacacacacacacacacacacacacacacacacacacacacacacacacacacacacacacacacacacacacacacacacacacacacacacacacacacacacacacacacacacacacacacacacacaccaagacccCATTGATATAAAGACAGGGAGTGATCAATACTGTCCTCTGGTGGCAGTAGAAATGAAGTAGTAGGCAGGAGTCCAAGCAGTATTGATCAGTCGACGGCCATTATTACATTAATGGCCAGACTCTCTCATCTAACTGACGCCACACACAATCCAGAATACACAGCCCCACCACACATGCCCGAAATAAATCAAACAGATCCAAAATACAACACACATTAGGACTGGTAAAAAGTCTAATTTCAAAAGCAACAACTAGGGATTTGTGTgttacccaaacacacacacacacacacacacacacacacacacacacacacacacacacacacacacacacacacacacacacacacacacacacacacacacacacacacacacacacacacacacacacacacacacacacacacacacacacacacacacacacacacacatacccattaCTGGATGGTGGTTAATGGTGCTAGGTGGATATACATAATGTAGCTGGTAAAACAGATGCCCTTATTTGACTGCTGATCGATTTGGCTATGTAACTATTATTATAATGGCTATGTGACTTTGTATTTCTCTATTTCCATTTCTGCTGGGACTGAGTGTATATCAGAGGTGCACTtaagaaagaaagtgagagagattgagagagagagagaaaaatgaggAAAAGCTATTGCGGGACACTATTGAACAGTGGGAGAGGATTTTGGGGGCCATTGCAGGATGGCCAGTGTCCTTCACGGTCCTGGCGAAGTACTGCAGGCTCCACATTCAGGCGGTCTCAAAGAAAGCCTGTTCGATACTGCATGTATAATTAATGCTAGGTAATGCTAGACCTGGGTGTGGGCCATGCCTCTCTGAAGATGTGaccacagagagatggagagagagggagggaggaggagataggaggagaaggagagagaatggtGCACTGTGGAAGGactgagagggagaagggggaaagagagagagagagagggagagagagagagagagagagacagagaagaagaagaagaagaagaagaagaagaagaagaagaagaagaagaagaagaagaagaagaagaagaagaagaaga is drawn from Salvelinus fontinalis isolate EN_2023a chromosome 4, ASM2944872v1, whole genome shotgun sequence and contains these coding sequences:
- the LOC129853735 gene encoding calsenilin-like isoform X2 encodes the protein MGFQIQGMELFAIGVVMIMFVAVLKGFGILEPMSSFEDSSDSDLELSIVRHQPEGLDQLQVQTKFTKKELQSLYRGFKNECPSGLVDEETFKTIYSQFFPQGDATTYAHFLFNAFDMDRNGSIRFEDFVIGLSVLLRGSVTEKLNWAFNLYDINKDGYITKEEMLAIMKSIYDMMGRYTYPSVRDEAPSEHVDKFFQKMDRNRDGVVTIEEFIETCQKDENIMNSMQLFENVL
- the LOC129853735 gene encoding calsenilin-like isoform X3 — encoded protein: MGAVMAALSLEARRRLPDKVDSDLELSIVRHQPEGLDQLQVQTKFTKKELQSLYRGFKNECPSGLVDEETFKTIYSQFFPQGDATTYAHFLFNAFDMDRNGSIRFEDFVIGLSVLLRGSVTEKLNWAFNLYDINKDGYITKEEMLAIMKSIYDMMGRYTYPSVRDEAPSEHVDKFFQKMDRNRDGVVTIEEFIETCQKDENIMNSMQLFENVL
- the LOC129853735 gene encoding calsenilin-like isoform X1 is translated as MVSPSLSPTVLPLSLSFPSPSLYPLLFSLSLSLPLSPSSSLFPPTDSSDSDLELSIVRHQPEGLDQLQVQTKFTKKELQSLYRGFKNECPSGLVDEETFKTIYSQFFPQGDATTYAHFLFNAFDMDRNGSIRFEDFVIGLSVLLRGSVTEKLNWAFNLYDINKDGYITKEEMLAIMKSIYDMMGRYTYPSVRDEAPSEHVDKFFQKMDRNRDGVVTIEEFIETCQKDENIMNSMQLFENVL